A genomic segment from Malus domestica chromosome 05, GDT2T_hap1 encodes:
- the LOC139196202 gene encoding uncharacterized protein produces MDLGATEVEIFGDSELVINQLNGEFKCRHITMAGYYMAATQLLSLWESEISVNHIPRGSNLAANEMAQLASGVPMQERRYGVDVEIQTRNLPSILDRRFSLDVMVLETEVEDWRTPITQYLKDPSSPTSKKNRQQATKYVLWTKNLLRNTPDGLLLKCLGLEESMRVMAEVHEGICGAHQAGTKMRWLLRRYGYFWPDMEKDCKSYARGCEECQRHGPLQHVPSVPLNPVVKPWPF; encoded by the coding sequence ATGGACTTGGGGGCAACTGAGGTAGAGATCTTTGGTGATTCAGAGTTAGTGATAAATCAACTAAATGGCGAGTTCAAATGCAGACATATCACTATGGCAGGGTACTATATGGCAGCAACACAACTGCTAAGTTTGTGGGAGTCTGAGATATCAGTCAATCACATTCCTAGGGGATCTAACTTGGCAGCCAATGAAATGGCGCAACTAGCTTCAGGAGTGCCAATGCAAGAAAGGAGGTATGGTGTTGATGTTGAGATCCAAACAAGAAACCTTCCCTCTATCTTAGATCGGAGGTTCAGTCTGGATGTAATGGTTCTAGAGACCGAGGTGGAAGATTGGAGGACACCTATTACTCAGTATCTGAAAGATCCTTCTTCACCCACAAGTAAGAAGAATAGgcagcaagcaaccaagtatgtctTGTGGACAAAAAATCTGTTGAGAAATACCCCAGATGGGTTGCTATTAAAATGCTTAGGCCTAGAGGAATCCATGAGagtaatggccgaagtacatgaggGAATATGTGGAGCACATCAAGCGGGAACAAAGATGAGATGGCTACTCAGAAGgtatggttatttctggcccgacatggaaaaagattgtaAGTCCTATGCCCGcggatgtgaagaatgtcagAGACATGGACCTCTCCAGCACGTACCATCAGTACCTCTCAATccagtggtcaagccttggccgttctga
- the LOC103428022 gene encoding GDSL esterase/lipase LTL1-like translates to MLGRTPICRVFTAVALIVAMAAIAPDAEAAPAFFVFGDSLVDSGNNNYLATPSSADSPPYGIDFPTHRPTGSFSNGLNFPDIISEQIGSERVLPYLSSELTGQKLLIGANFASAGIGILNETGVQFVTSIRIFRQFELFQQYQQRLTALVGAEQATRLVNSALVLITLGGNDWVNNYFVQPVSPRQRQYSVPAFSTYLISEYRKILLKLYELGARRVLVTSTGSLGCVPSELAQRSRNGECVAELQNAAAIFNPQLVQMIQGLNRQLGSNVFITANAFDMNMDFISNPEKSGFVTSKVACCGQGRFNGLGQCNPTSNLCPNRDLYAFWDAFHPTEKANRLIVKQIMSGSSKYMNPMNLSTMMALDSMS, encoded by the exons ATGTTAGGTAGAACTCCCATCTGCAGGGTCTTTACTGCTGTCGCTCTGATAGTGGCAATGGCTGCAATTGCACCCGACGCCGAAGCAGCACCTGCTTTCTTTGTGTTTGGGGACTCACTCGTCGACAGTGGCAACAACAACTACTTAGCAACCCCCTCAAGCGCCGACTCTCCTCCCTACGGCATTGATTTTCCGACCCACCGACCCACCGGCAGCTTCTCCAATGGCTTAAACTTCCCCGACATTATCA GTGAGCAAATAGGATCTGAACGCGTATTGCCATATTTGAGTAGCGAGCTCACAGGACAAAAGCTGCTTATTGGAGCCAACTTTGCTTCTGCAGGAATCGGAATCCTCAATGAAACTGGGGTTCAATTT GTTACTAGTATAAGGATCTTCAGGCAGTTTGAATTGTTCCAACAATACCAGCAACGACTGACTGCACTTGTTGGAGCAGAACAGGCAACACGGCTAGTGAACAGTGCACTTGTGCTCATAACTCTCGGAGGCAATGACTGGGTCAACAACTATTTCGTCCAACCTGTCTCTccaagacaacgccagtactccGTCCCTGCTTTCTCCACTTACCTCATCTCAGAGTACCGCAAAATTTTATTG AAACTATATGAATTAGGAGCCCGAAGAGTGTTGGTGACTAGTACAGGCTCATTGGGCTGTGTTCCATCTGAGCTAGCCCAAAGGAGTAGAAATGGTGAGTGCGTCGCGGAACTACAAAATGCAGCAGCAATCTTCAACCCACAACTCGTCCAGATGATTCAAGGACTCAACAGGCAACTCGGTTCAAATGTATTTATCACTGCTAATGCATTTGATATGAACATGGACTTCATCTCCAACCCCGAAAAATCTG GTTTTGTGACATCAAAAGTGGCATGTTGTGGGCAAGGACGCTTTAATGGGTTGGGACAGTGCAATCCAACGTCAAACCTGTGCCCAAACAGGGATCTCTATGCTTTCTGGGATGCTTTCCATCCAACTGAGAAAGCAAACAGGCTAATTGTGAAGCAGATTATGTCCGGGTCTAGCAAGTACATGAACCCAATGAACCTAAGCACCATGATGGCTTTGGACTCAATGAGCTAA
- the LOC103435789 gene encoding CLIP-associated protein-like isoform X2, whose product MEEALELARAKDTKERMAGVERLHQLLEASRKSLSSSEVTSLVDCCLDLLKDNNFRVSQGALQALASAAVLSGDHLKLHFNALVPAVVERLGDGKQPVRDAARRLLLTLMEVSSPTIIVERAGSYAWAHKSWRVREEFARTVTSAIGLFASTELPLQRTILPPILQMLSDPNPGVRDAAIACIEEMYTQAGPQFRDELQRHHLPMSMLKDINARLERIEPKIRSSDGLSAVEAKPVNLNHKKSSPKAKSSSREASLFGAETDAAEKAADPIKVYSEKELIREIEKIASTLVPEKDWSIRIAAMQRIEGLVYGGAADYQCFRGLLKQLVGPLSTQLSDRRSSIVKQACHLLCFLSKELLGDFETCAEVFIPVLFKLVVITVLVIAESADNCIKTMLRNCKVARVLPRIADCAKNDRNAILRARCCDYALLILEYWADAPEIQRSADLYEDLIRCCVADAMSEVRSTARMCYRMFSKTWPERSRRLFSLFDPVIQRLINEEDGGVHRRHASPSVRDRGVSHTPQLSATSNLPGYGTSAIVAMDRSSSLSTGNSISSGLLLSQAKSLGKGTERSLESVLHASKQKVSAIESMLRGLDLSEKHNSTLRSSSLDLDSTTSSIHKSSSRNGGLVLSDIITQIQASKDSGKSSYRSNQSAEAMPTVSSYAMRRPSERTHERGSIEENNDTREARRFMNSQIDRHYDTSHRDGNFRDSNSNHVPNFQRPLLRKNVTGRMSAGRRRSFDDSQLSLGEMSNYVEGPTSLNDALSEGLNPSSDWNARVAAFNYLRSLLQQGPRGIQEVIQNFEKVMKLFFQHLDDPHHKVAQAALSTLADIIPSCRKPFESYMERILPHVFSRLIDPKELVRQPCSTTLDIVSKTYSVDSLLPALLRSLDEQRSPKAKLAVIEFSISSFNKHSLNPEGSGNTGILKLWLSKLAPLVHDKNTKLKEAAITCIISVYSHFDSVAVLNFILSLSVEEQNSLRRALKQYTPRIEVDLMNFLQNKKERQRPKSSYDPSDVVGTSSEEGYVSASKKSHFVGRYSAGSVDIDGGRKWSSTQESAMVTSTIGQAASDETRENLYQNFETGSNTDILNSKFKDMSYTMNSVSQNLGSWSSPVDKVDGRTNLEGLSTTCLDVNGLMSLDHIGVAESTGHDSEASTDLDSNHYNLTALKVNSTPESGPSIPQILHLIGNGTEESPTASKRGALQQLIDASIANDHSVWTKYFNQILTVVLEVLDDLNSSIRELSLSLIVEMLKNQKDAMEDSVEIVIEKLLHVTKDVVPKVSNESEHCLSIVLAQYDPFRCLSVIVPLLVTEDEKILVTCINCLTKLVGRLSQEELMAQLPSFLPALFEAFGNQSADVRKTVVFCLVDIYIMLGKAFLPYLEGLNSTQLRLVTIYANRISQARTGTSIDANHD is encoded by the exons ATGGAGGAAGCGCTGGAGCTCGCGCGTGCCAAGGACACCAAGGAGCGCATGGCGGGAGTGGAGCGCCTGCATCAGCTTCTGGAAGCGTCCAGAAAGAGCCTGAGTTCGTCGGAGGTGACGTCGCTCGTCGACTGCTGCTTGGATCTTCTCAAGGACAACAACTTCAGAGTCTCCCAGGGCGCTCTGCAGGCACTGGCCTCCGCCGCCGTGCTCTCCGGCGACCACCTCAAGCTCCATTTCAATGCGCTTGTTCCCGCCGTCGTCGAGCGTTTGGGCGATGGCAAACAGCCCGTTCGCGATGCCGCTCGGAGGCTCCTGCTTACTCTCATGGAG GTTTCTTCTCCGACAATCATTGTTGAAAGAGCAGGATCTTATGCCTGGGCGCACAAAAGCTGGAGAGTTCGAGAAGAGTTTGCGCGGACGGTCACCTCAGCAATTGGGCTTTTTGCATCAACTGAACTTCCACTTCAGCGTACTATACTTCCTCCG ATTCTACAGATGTTAAGTGATCCAAATCCTGGTGTAAGGGATGCAGCTATAGCATGCATTGAG GAGATGTATACGCAGGCAGGGCCTCAATTCCGTGATGAACTTCAGAGGCACCACCTTCCTATGTCTATG CTGAAGGATATTAATGCGAGGTTAGAGAGGATTGAACCTAAGATTCGCTCGTCAGATGGACTTAGTGCTGTAGAAGCGAAGCCTGTGAACCTTAACCACAAGAAAAGTAGTCCAAAGGCGAAAAGTTCCTCAAGGGAGGCGTCTCTTTTTGGAG CCGAAACTGATGCTGCTGAAAAAGCCGCAGACCCTATTAAAGTTTATTCAGAAAAGGAACTAATAAGGGAAATTGAGAAAATTGCTTCCACCCTTGTACCAGAGAAAGACTGGTCAATTCGCATTGCTGCAATGCAGAGAATTGAAGGACTTGTATATGGAG GTGCTGCTGACTACCAATGTTTCCGGGGACTCCTGAAGCAACTTGTTGGGCCTCTGAGCACACAATTATCTGATCGAAGGTCCAGCATAGTGAAACAG gcTTGCCATCTGTTATGCTTTTTGTCAAAGGAGTTACTAGGAGATTTTGAGACATGTGCGGAGGTGTTCATTCCA GTTCTTTTCAAGCTGGTTGTGATTACTGTACTTGTAATTGCAGAGTCTGCAGATAACTGCATAAAAACG ATGTTGCGTAATTGTAAAGTTGCTCGCGTGCTCCCTCGTATTGCTGATTGTGCAAAGAATGACCGTAATGCAATACTTCGTGCAAG GTGCTGTGATTATGCACTGTTGATACTAGAGTATTGGGCTGATGCACCTGAAATACAGCGATCAGCGGATTTGTATGAGGATCTAATAAGGTGTTGTGTGGCAGATGCAATGAGTGAG GTCCGATCAACTGCAAGAATGTGCTATAGAATGTTCTCGAAAACATGGCCAGAGCGTTCCCGACGgttattttctctatttgatCCTGTTATTCAAAGG TTAATCAATGAAGAGGATGGGGGAGTACATAGGCGTCATGCTTCTCCTTCTGTTCGTGATAGGGGTGTGTCACATACTCCCCAGCTTTCTGCTACTTCAAATTTGCCTGGGTATGGAACTTCAGCTATTGTTGCAATGGATAGAAGTTCAAGTTTATCAACTGGCAATTCTATCTCTTCGGGACTACTTCTGTCGCAAGCAAAGTCACTTGGTAAAGGTACTGAACGTAGTCTGGAAAGTGTGTTGCATGCAAGCAAACAGAAGGTCAGTGCAATTGAAAGCATGCTTAGAGGTTTGGATTTGTCTGAGAAACATAATTCAACTCTCCGGTCATCAAGCCTGGATCTAG ATTCAACTACCTCAAGTATCCATAAAAGTAGTAGCCGCAATGGTGGCTTGGTTTTGTCTGATATCATTACACAAATTCAAGCTTCCAAAGATTCGGGTAAATCGTCATATCGCAGTAATCAATCGGCAGAAGCTATGCCAACTGTTTCGTCATACGCAATGAGGAGACCTTCCGAGAGAACCCATGAAAGGGGTTCCATTGAAGAGAACAATGACACTAGGGAGGCTAGACGATTCATGAACTCTCAAATCGATAGGCACTATGACACGTCTCACAGAGATGGGAACTTTAGGGATTCAAATAGCAATCACGTGCCCAATTTCCAAAGGCCACTCTTAAGGAAGAATGTGACTGGAAGGATGTCCGCAGGCAGGAGGAGAAGTTTTGATGATAGTCAACTCTCACTTGGGGAAATGTCCAATTATGTAGAAGGTCCCACATCTCTAAATGATGCTTTGAGTGAGGGACTGAATCCATCGTCTGACTGGAATGCTAGGGTTGCTGCATTTAATTATCTACGATCTTTGCTGCAGCAAGGCCCAAGGGGAATTCAAGAAGTGATTCagaattttgagaaagtaatgaAGTTGTTTTTCCAACACTTGGATGATCCCCACCATAAAGTTGCTCAGGCAGCTCTTTCAACACTAGCAGATATTATTCCATCTTGCCGTAAGCCCTTTGAAAGTTACATGGAAAGGATCCTACCCCACGTTTTCTCACGGTTAATTGACCCAAAGGAGTTAGTTAGGCAGCCGTGCTCGACAACGTTGGATATTGTTAGCAAAACTTACAGCGTAGATTCCCTCTTGCCTGCTTTGCTCCGTTCACTAGATGAGCAGCGATCACCAAAGGCCAAACTAGCTGTTATTGAGTTTTCCATTAGTTCTTTTAACAAGCATTCACTGAATCCTGAAGGTTCTGGTAATACTGGCATCCTTAAATTATGGCTTTCTAAGTTGGCGCCATTGGTCCATGATAAAAATACTAAACTAAAGGAGGCAGCCATTACGTGCATAATATCTGTTTACTCCCACTTTGATTCTGTAGCTGTCTTGAATTTTATTCTTAGTTTGTCAGTTGAAGAACAAAATTCTTTGAGAAGGGCCCTGAAACAGTACACTCCTCGTATTGAAGTGGACCTTATGAACTTTTTGCAAAACAAGAAAGAGCGACAGCGCCCTAAATCTTCTTATGATCCATCTGATGTAGTTGGAACATCTTCTGAAGAAGGATATGTTAGTGCCTCAAAGAAGAGTCACTTTGTTGGGAGGTATTCTGCTGGTTCAGTTGATATTGATGGTGGCAGGAAGTGGAGTTCAACCCAAGAATCGGCCATGGTCACCAGTACTATTGGTCAAGCAGCTTCTGATGAAACACGGGAGAACTTGTATCAGAATTTTGAGACTGGTTCCAACACTGATATTCTCAATTCAAAATTCAAGGATATGTCTTACACTATGAATTCTGTGAGTCAGAACTTGGGCTCCTGGAGTAGCCCAGTGGATAAAGTTGATGGTAGAACAAATTTAGAAGGCTTGTCTACTACTTGCCTAGATGTTAATGGTCTTATGAGCTTGGACCATATAGGGGTTGCTGAGAGTACTGGGCATGATAGTGAAGCTTCCACCGACTTGGACTCTAATCATTATAATCTTACAGCTTTGAAGGTTAATTCTACACCAGAATCAGGTCCCAGCATTCCTCAAATACTTCATCTG ATCGGCAATGGAACTGAGGAAAGCCCTACAGCAAGCAAACGTGGTGCACTTCAGCAATTAATTGATGCTTCCATAGCTAATGACCACTCTGTTTGGACCAAG TACTTCAATCAGATTTTGACTGTTGTACTTGAGGTGTTGGATGATTTGAATTCCTCGATTCGGGAACTCTCTCTTTCCTTGATTGTCGAAATGCTTAAAAACCAG AAAGATGCAATGGAAGATTCTGTTGAGATCGTAATTGAGAAACTGCTTCATGTTACGAAGGATGTAGTTCCCAAG GTTTCAAATGAATCTGAGCACTGCTTGAGCATCGTTTTGGCCCAGTATGATCCATTCAGATGCCTAAGT GTTATTGTCCCTCTGTTGGTAA
- the LOC103435789 gene encoding CLIP-associated protein-like isoform X1 → MEEALELARAKDTKERMAGVERLHQLLEASRKSLSSSEVTSLVDCCLDLLKDNNFRVSQGALQALASAAVLSGDHLKLHFNALVPAVVERLGDGKQPVRDAARRLLLTLMEVSSPTIIVERAGSYAWAHKSWRVREEFARTVTSAIGLFASTELPLQRTILPPILQMLSDPNPGVRDAAIACIEEMYTQAGPQFRDELQRHHLPMSMLKDINARLERIEPKIRSSDGLSAVEAKPVNLNHKKSSPKAKSSSREASLFGAETDAAEKAADPIKVYSEKELIREIEKIASTLVPEKDWSIRIAAMQRIEGLVYGGAADYQCFRGLLKQLVGPLSTQLSDRRSSIVKQACHLLCFLSKELLGDFETCAEVFIPVLFKLVVITVLVIAESADNCIKTMLRNCKVARVLPRIADCAKNDRNAILRARCCDYALLILEYWADAPEIQRSADLYEDLIRCCVADAMSEVRSTARMCYRMFSKTWPERSRRLFSLFDPVIQRLINEEDGGVHRRHASPSVRDRGVSHTPQLSATSNLPGYGTSAIVAMDRSSSLSTGNSISSGLLLSQAKSLGKGTERSLESVLHASKQKVSAIESMLRGLDLSEKHNSTLRSSSLDLGVDPPSSRDPPFPAAAPASNHLSNSLMADSTTSSIHKSSSRNGGLVLSDIITQIQASKDSGKSSYRSNQSAEAMPTVSSYAMRRPSERTHERGSIEENNDTREARRFMNSQIDRHYDTSHRDGNFRDSNSNHVPNFQRPLLRKNVTGRMSAGRRRSFDDSQLSLGEMSNYVEGPTSLNDALSEGLNPSSDWNARVAAFNYLRSLLQQGPRGIQEVIQNFEKVMKLFFQHLDDPHHKVAQAALSTLADIIPSCRKPFESYMERILPHVFSRLIDPKELVRQPCSTTLDIVSKTYSVDSLLPALLRSLDEQRSPKAKLAVIEFSISSFNKHSLNPEGSGNTGILKLWLSKLAPLVHDKNTKLKEAAITCIISVYSHFDSVAVLNFILSLSVEEQNSLRRALKQYTPRIEVDLMNFLQNKKERQRPKSSYDPSDVVGTSSEEGYVSASKKSHFVGRYSAGSVDIDGGRKWSSTQESAMVTSTIGQAASDETRENLYQNFETGSNTDILNSKFKDMSYTMNSVSQNLGSWSSPVDKVDGRTNLEGLSTTCLDVNGLMSLDHIGVAESTGHDSEASTDLDSNHYNLTALKVNSTPESGPSIPQILHLIGNGTEESPTASKRGALQQLIDASIANDHSVWTKYFNQILTVVLEVLDDLNSSIRELSLSLIVEMLKNQKDAMEDSVEIVIEKLLHVTKDVVPKVSNESEHCLSIVLAQYDPFRCLSVIVPLLVTEDEKILVTCINCLTKLVGRLSQEELMAQLPSFLPALFEAFGNQSADVRKTVVFCLVDIYIMLGKAFLPYLEGLNSTQLRLVTIYANRISQARTGTSIDANHD, encoded by the exons ATGGAGGAAGCGCTGGAGCTCGCGCGTGCCAAGGACACCAAGGAGCGCATGGCGGGAGTGGAGCGCCTGCATCAGCTTCTGGAAGCGTCCAGAAAGAGCCTGAGTTCGTCGGAGGTGACGTCGCTCGTCGACTGCTGCTTGGATCTTCTCAAGGACAACAACTTCAGAGTCTCCCAGGGCGCTCTGCAGGCACTGGCCTCCGCCGCCGTGCTCTCCGGCGACCACCTCAAGCTCCATTTCAATGCGCTTGTTCCCGCCGTCGTCGAGCGTTTGGGCGATGGCAAACAGCCCGTTCGCGATGCCGCTCGGAGGCTCCTGCTTACTCTCATGGAG GTTTCTTCTCCGACAATCATTGTTGAAAGAGCAGGATCTTATGCCTGGGCGCACAAAAGCTGGAGAGTTCGAGAAGAGTTTGCGCGGACGGTCACCTCAGCAATTGGGCTTTTTGCATCAACTGAACTTCCACTTCAGCGTACTATACTTCCTCCG ATTCTACAGATGTTAAGTGATCCAAATCCTGGTGTAAGGGATGCAGCTATAGCATGCATTGAG GAGATGTATACGCAGGCAGGGCCTCAATTCCGTGATGAACTTCAGAGGCACCACCTTCCTATGTCTATG CTGAAGGATATTAATGCGAGGTTAGAGAGGATTGAACCTAAGATTCGCTCGTCAGATGGACTTAGTGCTGTAGAAGCGAAGCCTGTGAACCTTAACCACAAGAAAAGTAGTCCAAAGGCGAAAAGTTCCTCAAGGGAGGCGTCTCTTTTTGGAG CCGAAACTGATGCTGCTGAAAAAGCCGCAGACCCTATTAAAGTTTATTCAGAAAAGGAACTAATAAGGGAAATTGAGAAAATTGCTTCCACCCTTGTACCAGAGAAAGACTGGTCAATTCGCATTGCTGCAATGCAGAGAATTGAAGGACTTGTATATGGAG GTGCTGCTGACTACCAATGTTTCCGGGGACTCCTGAAGCAACTTGTTGGGCCTCTGAGCACACAATTATCTGATCGAAGGTCCAGCATAGTGAAACAG gcTTGCCATCTGTTATGCTTTTTGTCAAAGGAGTTACTAGGAGATTTTGAGACATGTGCGGAGGTGTTCATTCCA GTTCTTTTCAAGCTGGTTGTGATTACTGTACTTGTAATTGCAGAGTCTGCAGATAACTGCATAAAAACG ATGTTGCGTAATTGTAAAGTTGCTCGCGTGCTCCCTCGTATTGCTGATTGTGCAAAGAATGACCGTAATGCAATACTTCGTGCAAG GTGCTGTGATTATGCACTGTTGATACTAGAGTATTGGGCTGATGCACCTGAAATACAGCGATCAGCGGATTTGTATGAGGATCTAATAAGGTGTTGTGTGGCAGATGCAATGAGTGAG GTCCGATCAACTGCAAGAATGTGCTATAGAATGTTCTCGAAAACATGGCCAGAGCGTTCCCGACGgttattttctctatttgatCCTGTTATTCAAAGG TTAATCAATGAAGAGGATGGGGGAGTACATAGGCGTCATGCTTCTCCTTCTGTTCGTGATAGGGGTGTGTCACATACTCCCCAGCTTTCTGCTACTTCAAATTTGCCTGGGTATGGAACTTCAGCTATTGTTGCAATGGATAGAAGTTCAAGTTTATCAACTGGCAATTCTATCTCTTCGGGACTACTTCTGTCGCAAGCAAAGTCACTTGGTAAAGGTACTGAACGTAGTCTGGAAAGTGTGTTGCATGCAAGCAAACAGAAGGTCAGTGCAATTGAAAGCATGCTTAGAGGTTTGGATTTGTCTGAGAAACATAATTCAACTCTCCGGTCATCAAGCCTGGATCTAG GAGTTGACCCTCCATCATCTCGTGATCCACCATTCCCTGCTGCTGCCCCAGCTTCTAATCATCTCTCAAACTCTTTAATGGCAGATTCAACTACCTCAAGTATCCATAAAAGTAGTAGCCGCAATGGTGGCTTGGTTTTGTCTGATATCATTACACAAATTCAAGCTTCCAAAGATTCGGGTAAATCGTCATATCGCAGTAATCAATCGGCAGAAGCTATGCCAACTGTTTCGTCATACGCAATGAGGAGACCTTCCGAGAGAACCCATGAAAGGGGTTCCATTGAAGAGAACAATGACACTAGGGAGGCTAGACGATTCATGAACTCTCAAATCGATAGGCACTATGACACGTCTCACAGAGATGGGAACTTTAGGGATTCAAATAGCAATCACGTGCCCAATTTCCAAAGGCCACTCTTAAGGAAGAATGTGACTGGAAGGATGTCCGCAGGCAGGAGGAGAAGTTTTGATGATAGTCAACTCTCACTTGGGGAAATGTCCAATTATGTAGAAGGTCCCACATCTCTAAATGATGCTTTGAGTGAGGGACTGAATCCATCGTCTGACTGGAATGCTAGGGTTGCTGCATTTAATTATCTACGATCTTTGCTGCAGCAAGGCCCAAGGGGAATTCAAGAAGTGATTCagaattttgagaaagtaatgaAGTTGTTTTTCCAACACTTGGATGATCCCCACCATAAAGTTGCTCAGGCAGCTCTTTCAACACTAGCAGATATTATTCCATCTTGCCGTAAGCCCTTTGAAAGTTACATGGAAAGGATCCTACCCCACGTTTTCTCACGGTTAATTGACCCAAAGGAGTTAGTTAGGCAGCCGTGCTCGACAACGTTGGATATTGTTAGCAAAACTTACAGCGTAGATTCCCTCTTGCCTGCTTTGCTCCGTTCACTAGATGAGCAGCGATCACCAAAGGCCAAACTAGCTGTTATTGAGTTTTCCATTAGTTCTTTTAACAAGCATTCACTGAATCCTGAAGGTTCTGGTAATACTGGCATCCTTAAATTATGGCTTTCTAAGTTGGCGCCATTGGTCCATGATAAAAATACTAAACTAAAGGAGGCAGCCATTACGTGCATAATATCTGTTTACTCCCACTTTGATTCTGTAGCTGTCTTGAATTTTATTCTTAGTTTGTCAGTTGAAGAACAAAATTCTTTGAGAAGGGCCCTGAAACAGTACACTCCTCGTATTGAAGTGGACCTTATGAACTTTTTGCAAAACAAGAAAGAGCGACAGCGCCCTAAATCTTCTTATGATCCATCTGATGTAGTTGGAACATCTTCTGAAGAAGGATATGTTAGTGCCTCAAAGAAGAGTCACTTTGTTGGGAGGTATTCTGCTGGTTCAGTTGATATTGATGGTGGCAGGAAGTGGAGTTCAACCCAAGAATCGGCCATGGTCACCAGTACTATTGGTCAAGCAGCTTCTGATGAAACACGGGAGAACTTGTATCAGAATTTTGAGACTGGTTCCAACACTGATATTCTCAATTCAAAATTCAAGGATATGTCTTACACTATGAATTCTGTGAGTCAGAACTTGGGCTCCTGGAGTAGCCCAGTGGATAAAGTTGATGGTAGAACAAATTTAGAAGGCTTGTCTACTACTTGCCTAGATGTTAATGGTCTTATGAGCTTGGACCATATAGGGGTTGCTGAGAGTACTGGGCATGATAGTGAAGCTTCCACCGACTTGGACTCTAATCATTATAATCTTACAGCTTTGAAGGTTAATTCTACACCAGAATCAGGTCCCAGCATTCCTCAAATACTTCATCTG ATCGGCAATGGAACTGAGGAAAGCCCTACAGCAAGCAAACGTGGTGCACTTCAGCAATTAATTGATGCTTCCATAGCTAATGACCACTCTGTTTGGACCAAG TACTTCAATCAGATTTTGACTGTTGTACTTGAGGTGTTGGATGATTTGAATTCCTCGATTCGGGAACTCTCTCTTTCCTTGATTGTCGAAATGCTTAAAAACCAG AAAGATGCAATGGAAGATTCTGTTGAGATCGTAATTGAGAAACTGCTTCATGTTACGAAGGATGTAGTTCCCAAG GTTTCAAATGAATCTGAGCACTGCTTGAGCATCGTTTTGGCCCAGTATGATCCATTCAGATGCCTAAGT GTTATTGTCCCTCTGTTGGTAA